In Yarrowia lipolytica chromosome 1F, complete sequence, a genomic segment contains:
- a CDS encoding uncharacterized protein (Compare to YALI0F12815g, some similarities with uniprot|P41895 Saccharomyces cerevisiae YGR186w TFG1 TFIIF subunit (transcription initiation factor) 105 kD, similar to Saccharomyces cerevisiae TFG1 (YGR186W); ancestral locus Anc_5.193), with protein MSKQPTNPLMRSKKYDSPLRRDRPSLRPQMRKGPINIPARPGHKFIQSTPGVKKEENEPKYKEYSLVAASKDELKDLRYHIMRLHSIKNVDPGADFTPPIKLHRKDPRNLQFQATQEEQAAESNADSGAEEGTEPVKREQADLSKIAPDGGARHAKKNQFNKKAKQVIHRDEDAKKLRYEEYYPWVMEDYSGKNTWVGNYEAAQSDSYCVFVFHGNGFKMVPVEKFYKFTPRNQYATLTLEEAEKRMADSVKAGTPRWLMKHMSPEMQQSRMRDQRPRKFQTVDSGGPVDDDDGLSRRRERDDEDLDFDHVFDDDEEAPIMDGDEEDQKEVERKMKNEHRSAAVLKDDNHDDMGDLFGEEEEEKMDKEGRKLKKYLRSLEKNAHYDSDDDENPYASSSEDDDDEEDGIKKEDPVKKEEDLAIKEEPMPLFVKKNITGLPRGMAVIQLPPHVLAKFTRGVWNPNAKRPREAGGESGDAKRPRTADADLPPPFGPNDTVLSDDIILNTLRSRPPMAVQDLLRILMPIMRKDADNKARLTACLKKHAKVQNGVLVLRE; from the coding sequence ATGTCCAAGCAGCCGACGAACCCGTTGATGCGCAGCAAGAAGTACGACTCGCCGTTGCGACGAGATCGGCCGTCTCTGCGCCCGCAGATGCGTAAGGGCCCCATCAACATTCCTGCGCGACCAGGCCACAAGTTCATTCAAAGCACGCCTGgtgtcaagaaggaggaaaacGAGCCCAAATACAAGGAGTACTCGCTGGTGGCTGCGTCCaaggacgagctcaaggacctgCGATACCACATTATGCGACTGCACAGTATCAAGAACGTAGACCCCGGCGCCGACTTCACTCCCCCCATCAAGTTGCACAGAAAAGACCCTCGAAACCTGCAGTTCCAGGCAACacaggaggagcaggcgGCCGAGTCCAACGCCGACAGTGGCGCTGAGGAGGGGACGGAGCCTGTCAAGCGAGAGCAGGCCGATCTGTCGAAAATCGCGCCGGATGGAGGAGCCCGACACGCCAAGAAAAACCagttcaacaagaaggccaagcagGTGATCCACAGAGACGAAGATGCCAAAAAACTGCGGTATGAGGAGTACTACCCCTGGGTAATGGAGGACTACAGTGGCAAGAACACGTGGGTGGGCAACTATGAGGCAGCCCAGAGCGACTCGTACTGCGTCTTTGTGTTCCACGGTAACGGCTTCAAAATGGTGCCTGTCGAGAAGTTTTACAAGTTCACGCCGCGAAACCAGTATGCCACGTTGACGCttgaggaggccgagaagcgGATGGCAGACAGTGTCAAGGCCGGCACCCCTCGATGGCTCATGAAACACATGTCGCCCGAGATGCAGCAATCGCGAATGCGAGATCAGCGCCCACGCAAGTTCCAGACTGTCGACAGTGGGGGGCCTGtggatgacgacgatggGCTGTCTCGTCGACGAGAGCGAGATGATGAGGATCTCGATTTCGACCACGTctttgacgacgacgaagaggcGCCGATCATGGAcggagacgaggaggaccaGAAGGAAGTGGAGCGAAAGATGAAGAACGAGCACCGATCGGCAGCCGTTCTGAAGGACGATAACCACGACGACATGGGCGACCTGTttggagaagaggaggaggagaagatggacaagGAAGGTCGTAAGTTGAAAAAGTATCTGCGGTCACTGGAGAAGAATGCTCATTACGATTCGGATGACGATGAGAACCCCTacgcttcttcttccgaagacgacgacgacgaagaagatggtatcaagaaggaagaccccgtcaagaaggaggaggatctggccatcaaggaggaacCCATGCCGTTGTTTGTCAAGAAAAACATTACTGGCCTGCCCCGCGGCATGGCTGTCATCCAGCTGCCTCCTCATGTTCTCGCCAAGTTCACCCGAGGAGTGTGGAACCCCAATGCCAAGCGTCCTCGAGAGGCTGGCGGAGAGTCTGGAGATGCTAAGCGGCCCCGAACCGCGGATGCTGATCTACCTCCTCCCTTTGGACCCAACGACACGGTTCTGTCCGACGACATCATTCTCAACACGCTGCGAAGCCGACCCCCCATGGCCGTGCAGGATCTGCTGCGAATTCTCATGCCCATTATGCGCAAGGATGCCGACAACAAGGCTCGTCTGACGGCTTGTCTCAAGAAACACGCAAAGGTCCAGAACGGAGTGCTGGTGCTGAGAGAGTAA
- a CDS encoding uncharacterized protein (Compare to YALI0F12837g, no similarity): MKSKRWVQASAPSYDGDDWDDDYYSGDDAPEVPEVPSEHVASIAEVDEGVEEAPEAPPVIKPLALGRAGQQQKLEEQREQERLRKQQEAEAEAEAERQAETERQAELEKQYQAKLAEEKRQREQLEELEREQQRIREARARAEAETKARDEAEAKAREEAEAKARAEAEEQDRLEREEIEREYRERQDAERQRQKQEEAERLEREEEERLRREEEERQAKMEEERQAKLEAERQAKLEEERLARLEAERQAKLEADRQAKLEAEKARKVKIEKARIEAEKQAAREAEERRLKEEQQRLAEEEEKRQAEAEAARVAALEAELEAEREKESKRQEVVRQAEKERLDAEREAEYQSKLEARAKEAEKARQAEEEQREAEQARLEAERHALLMSAAGEEGGDKTNSPTTQSFYDSRSKGVGNASGTPVMSPRVDYDDFQATASPNTRDPYDPSNHWGGGAVTSDSAGRDDGGSNNGVVGAIGGAIAGAAAAVGAATLESNNDSEKDGNKEADKSIDSSTGSEAHTVGLSKEVLAAPSEADASNSLKHASMVAQVGADESETPTTLPSSSGTATSKSMSRVDSVEDIVADYYAYSSDEGVEGEGVEYDEEGVEEGSTMDGHKDKEEEKADKKDAVIKDSLDISPVSSTSHSHYADAEDVEAGYTMDGVKMEGSDGSDNETDHETDEDDKKLSKLDTSGASAVPDTSDVSTPKLGQEPSSASTDIAGKREIPSHLVPGLAVGTGGSPHVKSTSEITPTTEMNKLSDEILNSFSAEGNDPYYTNSAYDYDDSDAGPDAELQALYAGSHKFLDARMSRDMSDVHGDFSVAPLSPKRLSRVAVVDESNSSPSVGKVAAVVGAAGAVGVASGVVTSGGETTSASATPTTSDAPKFEDATKAVKDAMEGNKDLESDLQAKQTEPLPSLPSIPVSSLDPGTPTIPSSEDKREKEGKEDKDTKEKDDNDNRASSPELDEFEDAVERISTNDEKPDRTSHDSGYKSMILATSLENVATTPSAGASSRSASRGAGILGKQSSISSMNALGKTDSSSSSGVPPTASSAVQNIFPTNSVSTGSPAQAPASFAKQATTTAVLPKGPAITTAQVRSGPSYDFRSILTRPRSIDRANAFNDARKREAEYSPGLESWLVFTYNALKTDAGISDMQTSGSYSGGSNNLPKASSNLLAGSIGDVFQNPLSGMSGATKVSEKSSQVFNKVGESTTKRARGLFAKSKKLMKGDR; the protein is encoded by the coding sequence gccGAACGCCAGGCTGAGACCGAGCGCCAGgctgagctggagaagcaaTACCAGGCCAAGCTCGCCGAAGAGAAACGACAACGTGaacagctggaggagttggagcgGGAACAGCAACGGATCCGGGAGGCCCGGGCGCGAGCCGAGGCTGAGACCAAGGCCAGAGACGAGGCTGAAGCCAAGGCACgggaggaggctgaggcgAAAGCTCGAGCTGAAGCTGAGGAGCAGGATCGACTGGAGCGAGAGGAGATTGAACGCGAATACCGAGAGCGCCAGGACGCCGAGAGGCAGCGtcagaagcaggaggaggctgagcgactggagagggaggaggaggagcgacTGAGaagggaggaggaggagcgccaggccaagatggaggaggagcgtcAGGCCAAGCTTGAAGCTGAACGACAGGCCAAGCTCGAGGAAGAGCGATTGGCCCGACTGGAGGCAGAGCGACAGGCTAAACTTGAGGCAGATCGACAGGCCAAGCtcgaggccgagaaggcaCGCAAGGTCAAAATTGAAAAGGCGCGAATCGAGGCTGAAAAACAGGCTGCGCGGGAAGCAGAGGAACGAcggctcaaggaggagcagcaacgactggccgaggaggaggagaagcgacagGCGGAGGCGGAGGCCGCACGTGTTGCTGCTCTAGAGGCTGAGTTAGAAGCAGAGCGTGAGAAGGAGAGCAAGAGACAAGAGGTCGTTCGCCAGGCCGAAAAGGAGCGTCTAGATGCTGAAAGAGAGGCGGAGTACCAATCCAAGCTGGAGGCGCgcgccaaggaggccgaaaAAGCCCGTcaggcagaggaggagcagcgtGAGGCTGAACAGGCTCGTCTGGAGGCTGAACGCCATGCTCTGCTCATGTCAGCTGCTGGGGAGGAAGGGGGAGATAAAACCAACTCTCCCACCACACAGTCGTTTTACGATTCCAGATCAAAGGGAGTCGGAAACGCTTCTGGAACTCCTGTGATGTCTCCCCGAGTGGATTATGACGACTTCCAAGCCACGGCTTCTCCCAACACCAGGGACCCCTACGATCCCAGTAATCATTGGGGAGGTGGAGCTGTCACATCTGACTCTGCTGGGCgtgatgatggtggttCTAACAACGGTGTTGTTGGAGCCATTGGAGGGGCGATTGcaggtgctgctgctgccgtGGGAGCTGCCACTCTTGAGTCTAACAATGACTCTGAGAAGGATGgcaacaaggaggctgaTAAGAGTATTGATTCGTCTACTGGCTCAGAAGCACACACAGTCGGTCTTTCTAAGGAAGTGCTGGCTGCTCCTTCGGAAGCAGATGCTTCCAACTCACTGAAACATGCATCAATGGTTGCTCAAGTGGGTGCAGATGAGTCTGAAACACCCACCACGCTTCCTAGCAGCTCTGGTActgccacctccaagaGTATGTCTCGTGTGGACTCTGTGGAGGACATTGTTGCTGACTACTATGCTTATAGCAGTGATGAGGGcgttgaaggagaaggagtggaGTACGATGAAGAGGGAGTTGAAGAAGGGTCCACTATGGATGGCCATAAAGataaggaggaggagaaggccgacAAGAAAGATGCTGTCATAAAGGACTCTTTGGATATTTCACCTGTCTCTTCCACTTCTCATTCTCACTATGCTGACGCCGAAGATGTGGAGGCAGGATACACCATGGACGGAGTCAAGATGGAAGGATCTGATGGATCTGACAACGAGACTGACCATGAGACtgacgaggacgacaagaagtTGTCCAAGCTCGACACTTCCGGTGCTTCTGCTGTTCCCGACACTTCAGACGTGTCTACTCCCAAGCTTGGCCAGGAACCCTCTTCTGCTTCTACTGATATTGCTGGAAAACGAGAAATCCCTTCGCATCTCGTCCCCGGTCTCGCCGTGGGCACTGGAGGCAGTCCCCATGTGAAATCCACCTCGGAAATCACACCCACGACCGAGATGAACAAACTATCggacgagattctcaactcGTTTTCGGCTGAAGGAAATGACCCTTACTACACCAACAGCGCGTACGATTATGACGATAGCGATGCTGGTCCCGATGCAGAGCTACAGGCGCTATATGCCGGTTCGCACAAGTTTCTTGACGCGCGAATGTCGCGCGATATGAGCGATGTGCACGGTGATTTTTCTGTGGCTCCTCTTTCTCCCAAACGGCTGTCTCGAGTGGCCGTTGTAGACGAGTCTAACAGCTCGCCTAGTGTTGGTAAGGTGGCTGCGGTTGTGGGGGCTGCTGGAGCCGTTGGAGTAGCCTCTGGTGTTGTTAcaagtggtggtgagaCTACTTCTGCTTCCGCCACTCCTACCACTTCTGATGCTCCCAAATTCGAGGATGCTACCAAGGCCGTCAAGGACGCCATGGAGGGAAACAAGGATCTAGAGTCGGATTTGCAAGCCAAACAGACGGAACCCCTTCCATCTCTGCCCTCTATTCCCGTTTCTTCTCTTGATCCGGGCACTCCCACTATTCCGTCTTCGGAAGACAagagggagaaggagggcaaggaagacaaggacaccaaggagaaggacgatAATGACAACCGTGCATCCTCCCCCGAGCTTGACGAATTCGAAGACGCAGTGGAACGTATTTCTACAAACGACGAAAAACCCGATCGAACGAGCCACGACTCGGGCTACAAGTCGATGATTCTGGCTACTTCGCTCGAAAACGTGGCCACCACGCCCTCTGCAGGTGCCTCGTCGCGTTCGGCGTCTCGAGGAGCAGGCATACTGGGCAAGCAGAGTAGCATCTCGTCCATGAACGCTCTAGGCAAAACGGacagctcgtcgtcgtctggTGTGCCTCCCacagcctcctcggccgTGCAGAATATCTTCCCTACTAATTCCGTCTCCACAGGTTCCCCTGCACAGGCTCCTGCCTCGTTCGCCAAGCAggccaccaccacagctGTACTTCCGAAGGGACCAGCCATCACCACAGCCCAGGTACGATCGGGCCCGTCGTACGACTTCCGGTCGATTCTGACGCGTCCTCGGTCCATCGATCGGGCCAACGCGTTCAATGACGCCCGAAAACGGGAGGCGGAGTACTCTCCCGGTCTCGAGAGCTGGCTGGTGTTCACCTACAATGCTCTTAAGACGGACGCCGGCATCAGCGACATGCAAACGTCGGGCTCATACTCTGGCGGCTCCAACAACCTGCCCAAGGCGTCATCCAATCTTCTGGCCGGCTCCATTGGCGACGTGTTCCAGAACCCTCTGTCGGGCATGTCTGGCGCCACCAAGGTGTCTGAAAAGTCGTCGCAGGTGTTCAACAAGGTGGGCGAGAGCACCACCAAGCGAGCCCGGGGTCTGTTTGCAaagtccaagaagctcatGAAGGGCGACAGATAG